Proteins from a genomic interval of Hippocampus zosterae strain Florida chromosome 14, ASM2543408v3, whole genome shotgun sequence:
- the rpia gene encoding ribose-5-phosphate isomerase, whose protein sequence is MNFRGWVAFVKLPPASLLLLSSGSSRRPFVHATGPETSTCVVNMAEEAKKQAAYTAVDNHVQNNQVVGIGSGSTIVYAVDRLAERVRQEKLNIICVPTSFQARQLILKHGLMLSDLDRNPELDVAIDGADEVDADLTLIKGGGGCLTQEKIVAGCARHFVVIADYRKDSKVMGEQWKKGVPIEVVPMAHVPVSRKIVQLFGGGVNLRMGVSKAGPVVTDNGNFILDWKFERVHRWKDVHQAIKMIPGVVETGLFVGMAERAYFGTEDGRVEVRQASVH, encoded by the exons ATGAACTTTCGGGGTTGGGTCGCCTTTGTTAAACTCCCGCCTGCCTCCCTCCTCCTGTTGTCTTCTGGGTCTTCCCGTCGTCCGTTTGTTCACGCCACCGGTCCCGAGACAAGCACGTGTGTTGTTAACATGGCGGAGGAGGCGAAGAAACAAGCCGCCTACACGGCGGTGGACAACCACGTACAG AACAATCAGGTGGTCGGAATCGGCAGTGGTTCGACCATCGTCTATGCAGTGGACAGACTCG CGGAGCGGGTGCGTCAGGAGAAGCTGAACATCATCTGTGTGCCCACCTCCTTCCAG GCCCGCCAGCTAATTCTGAAGCACGGACTGATGCTGTCGGATCTGGACAGGAACCCTGAG CTGGACGTTGCCATCGACGGGGCGGACGAGGTGGATGCAGATCTGACTCTGATCAAAGGCGGAGG CGGCTGCCTGACTCAGGAGAAGATCGTCGCCGGCTGCGCCCGCCATTTTGTCGTCATCGCGGACTACAG GAAGGACTCCAAAGTGATGGGCGAGCAATGGAAGAAAGGCGTTCCCATCGAGGTCGTGCCCATGGCCCACGTGCCCGTCTCCAGGAAGATCGTCCAGCTTTTCGGAGGGGGGGTCAACTTGCGGATGGGTGTCAGTAAAGCT GGTCCCGTGGTGACGGATAACGGCAACTTCATCCTGGACTGGAAGTTTGAGCGCGTTCACCGCTGGAAGGACGTCCACCAAGCCATCAAGATGATTCCGG GGGTGGTGGAGACGGGGCTGTTTGTGGGCATGGCGGAGCGCGCCTACTTTGGCACGGAGGACGGGCGCGTGGAGGTACGCCAGGCGTCCGTCCACTGA
- the eif2ak3 gene encoding eukaryotic translation initiation factor 2-alpha kinase 3 translates to MERGLRFGSVSVSLSFLLLNVVIGLGTLHTLGYVVAGREPQLASRGSGNGQAVRLPPGVADVTVEDVENGPTAAEDDGSCGGERHGSVPMRRSLVIISTLDGRISALDPHNQGRKQWDMDVGSGCLVSSSLSKPEVFGSKMVIPSLDGALFQWNRDRESMEAVPFSVESLLESSHRIGEDTVLVGGKSLTTYGLGAYSGKLRYICSAMGCSRWRPEETEESEDVLLLQRTQKTVRAIRPRSGLEKWNFSVGNFELKLLPEAQSAINFLEAEMAGGDPWRRAKRQRIITEESKEQAANKKNHNLDLVIKVSVPDWKVMAFSTEPDGQLVWEHQFCTPIASAWLVGGGQVTPISLFDDTAYSNQSETDEEDDDGDNPDASKDASASSVYLGMFQGQLYLQSSVRITEKFPSKAIGSEKDIIALPTVKWKPLIHSPSRTPALVGFDEFDKCLNNDKFSHDEYSNGALSILQYPYDNGYHFPYSKRYREKRDSAVSVIKRSGAQPDSGRNKDPVLLLPWWKEILGTIVFCITATTYIVRKFFHPPASVGVRQRKESETQCQTDKTDLEVVEPKEPDAEETRCSKYVSRYLTDFEPVQCLGRGGFGVVFEARNKVDDCNYAIKRIRLPNREVAREKVMREVKALAKLEHPGIIRYFNAWQESPPEGWQERMDHRWLQDASVTESPLSFVEHMEPLSVKVPVSHLSPPGGGSGAGAAAPLVNGHLSQVTTAGTNSNASPNPLLGHDSLGSEQDSQAEPDRPDTPDSFDLCLPHRPSDCTSSSFDIVFEDSGCDRDAEVEADAEEDSASAATHRDPLSVRGSASSSPHTPRPEDGRPSTSTPPRPNSLALALPVTLAGQQAQPSPKVYLYIQMQLCRKENLKDWMARRCLPEQREHNQCLDIFLQIAEAVDFLHSKGLMHRDLKPSNIFFTMDDVVKVGDLGLVTAMEHEEDECEQCALTPAPLLTRHTGQVGTKLYMSPEQLSGQSYSHKVDIYSLGLILFELLYPFRTQMERVRTLMEVRSLRFPESFSKNNFHELSMVLSMLSLIPAERPEAADITCLPLFADLELPCRQAAVRQRSRTYSTSSTGGGGGGGRSPRQPCAT, encoded by the exons ATGGAAAGGGGGCTTCGCTTTGGCAGCGTGAGCGTTTCTCTGTCGTTCCTGCTCCTCAACGTGGTCATCGGCCTCGGGACCCTGCACACTTTGGGCTACGTCGTCGCCGGCAGAGAGCCCCAGCTAGCCTCAAGGGGCTCGGGCAATGGACAAGCGGTCAGGCTGCCCCCGGGGGTGGCGGATGTGACCGTGGAGGACGTGGAGAACGGGCCGACTGCCGCCGAGGACGACGGGTCCTGCGGGGGAGAACGCCACGGAAGTGTCCCAATGAGGAG GTCTTTGGTGATCATCAGCACCCTGGACGGCCGCATCTCAGCGTTGGATCCGCACAATCAAGGGCGCAAGCAGTGGGACATGGACGTCGGCTCCGGGTGCCTGGTGTCCTCCAGTCTCAGCAAACCTGAG GTATTTGGCAGCAAGATGGTGATCCCGTCTCTGGACGGCGCCTTGTTCCAGTGGAACCGCGACCGCGAGAGTATGGAGGCGGTGCCTTTCAGCGTGGAGTCCCTGCTGGAGTCGTCCCACCGCATCGGAGAAGACACCGTGCTGGTCGGCGGCAAGTCGCTCACCACCTACGGCCTGGGCGCCTACAGCGGCAAG CTGCGCTATATCTGCTCGGCGATGGGCTGCAGCCGCTGGAGGCCCGAGGAAACGGAGGAGAGCGAAGATGTGCTCCTGCTTCAGAGGACCCAGAAGACGGTCCGAGCCATCAGGCCCCGTTCGGGACTGGAAAA GTGGAACTTCAGCGTGGGAAACTTTGAGCTGAAACTCCTGCCGGAGGCGCAGTCGGCCATCAACTTCCTGGAGgcggagatggccggcggcgacCCCTGGCGGCGGGCGAAGCGTCAGAGGATTATCACGGAGGAGTCCAAAGAACAGGCGGCCAACAAGAAGAACCACAACCTGGACCTGGTCATCAAAGTGTCCGTCCCCGATTGGAAGGTGATGGCCTTCAGCACCGAGCCCGATGGACAGCTGGTCTGGGAACATCAG TTCTGCACTCCCATCGCCTCTGCCTGGCTGGTGGGCGGAGGCCAAGTCACCCCCATCAGCCTGTTTGACGACACGGCCTACAGCAACCAGTCGGAAACGGACGAGGAGGACGATGACGGCGACAATCCAGATGCCTCCAAAGATGCTTCGGCGTCCAGCGTTTACCTGG GGATGTTCCAGGGTCAACTCTACCTCCAATCCTCGGTGAGGATCACCGAAAAGTTCCCGTCAAAAGCCATCGGGTCCGAGAAGGACATCATCGCGTTACCGACCGTCAAATGGAAGCCTCTTATCC ATTCCCCGTCTCGGACTCCGGCCTTGGTCGGCTTTGACGAGTTCGACAAGTGTCTGAACAACGACAAGTTCTCCCATGACGAGTACAGCAACGGAGCTCTGTCCATCCTGCAGTATCCTTACG ACAACGGCTACCACTTCCCCTACAGCAAGCGCTACCGGGAGAAGCGGGACAGCGCGGTGAGCGTGATCAAAAGAAGCGGGGCGCAGCCCGACAGCGGCAGGAACAAAGACCCCGTGTTGCTCCTGCCCTGGTGGAAGGAGATCCTGGGCACCATCGTCTTCTGCATCACCGCCACCACATACATCGTACGCAAGTTCTTCCACCCGCCGGCCTCCGTTGGCGTCAGG CAACGTAAAGAGTCCGAGACGCAGTGCCAGACCGACAAGACTGACCTCGAGGTCGTGGAACCCAAAGAGCCCGACGCCGAGGAAACGCGCTGCAGCAAATACGTGTCCAG GTACCTGACGGACTTTGAGCCCGTGCAGTGCCTCGGCCGCGGGGGCTTCGGCGTGGTCTTCGAGGCGCGCAACAAAGTGGACGACTGCAACTACGCCATCAAGAGGATCCGACTGCCCAACAG GGAGGTGGCGCGCGAGAAGGTGATGCGGGAGGTGAAGGCCTTGGCCAAGCTGGAGCATCCCGGCATCATTCGATACTTCAACGCCTGGCAGGAGAGCCCTCCCGAGGGCTGGCAGGAGAGGATGGACCACAGGTGGCTGCAAGACGCCAG TGTCACCGAGTCGCCATTGAGCTTCGTGGAGCACATGGAGCCGCTCTCCGTCAAAGTGCCGGTGTCCCATTTGTCGCCACCGGGCGGCGGGTCgggcgccggcgccgctgctcCATTGGTGAACGGGCACCTGTCGCAGGTCACCACCGCGGGCACCAACAGCAACGCGTCCCCGAACCCTCTTCTGGGCCACGATAGTCTCGGGTCCGAACAGGACAGCCAGGCCGAGCCGGACCGCCCGGACACACCCGACTCGTTCGATCTCTGCCTGCCGCACCGGCCCAGCGACTGCACCTCGTCCTCCTTCGACATTGTCTTTGAGGACTCGGGATGCGACCGCGACGCCGAGGTGGAAGCGGATGCGGAGGAGGACTCGGCCTCCGCCGCCACCCATCGGGACCCGCTCAGCGTGAGGGGGTCCGCTTCGTCCTCGCCGCACACTCCGCGGCCCGAGGACGGCCGGCCCTCCACTTCGACGCCTCCTCGGCCCAACTCGCTGGCCCTGGCTCTGCCCGTGACTCTGGCCGGCCAACAAGCGCAACCGTCTCCCAAG GTGTACCTGTACATCCAAATGCAACTGTGCCGCAAGGAGAACCTGAAGGACTGGAtggcccggcgctgcctccccgAGCAGAGGGAGCACAACCAGTGTCTGGACATTTTCCTGCAGATTGCCGAAGCCGTCGACTTCTTGCACAGCAAGGGCCTCATGCACAGGGACCTCAAG CCGTCCAACATCTTCTTCACGATGGACGACGTGGTGAAGGTGGGCGACCTCGGCCTGGTGACGGCCATGGAGCACGAGGAAGACGAGTGCGAGCAGTGCGCCCTGACGCCGGCCCCGCTCCTCACGCGCCACACGGGCCAGGTGGGAACCAAACTCTACATGAGCCCAGAGCAG CTCTCCGGGCAGTCGTACTCGCACAAAGTGGACATTTACTCTCTGGGCCTGATCCTGTTTGAGCTGCTCTACCCGTTTCGGACGCAGATGGAAAGAGTGAGG ACGTTGATGGAGGTTCGCTCGCTGCGCTTCCCAGAATCCTTCTCCAAAAACAACTTCCACGAG CTAAGCATGGTGCTTAGCATGCTGTCGCTCATCCCTGCCGAGCGTCCGGAGGCAGCGGACATCACCTGTCTGCCGCTctttgcggatttggagcttCCGTGCCGGCAGGCGGCCGTGCGACAGCGCTCGCGTACCTACAGCACCTCATcgacgggcggcggcggcggcggaggacgCTCCCCGCGACAGCCCTGCGCAACCTGa